From the genome of Acinetobacter sp. TR3:
GGGTTTTGAGTTACATAAACAAATTAAGGCGAAAGCCTCAAGTATTATTCCACTGGAAAAACGCTTGCAACCCATCATCAAAAAGCATTCTGGACTGGTTCGGATGCTGCGAAAATTTGATGCGACATGGCAAAAACAACTCGGTACTTTAGGCGGTGGCAATCACTTTATCGAACTCTGCCTTGATGAAAACCAAGATGTTTGGGTCATGCTCCATTCAGGCAGCCGCGGCTTAGGCAATGTAATTGGGACTTATTTTATTGAACTGGCAAAGAAAGAAGCTCAACACCGTTTTGGACATGTGCCAGATAAAGATTTGAGCTATTTTGCTGAAGGTTCAAATAGCTTTGATGACTATGTTGAAGCAGTTGAATGGGCACAAGAATACGCTTTTGAAAATCGGCGTGAAATGATGCGCTTGATTTTAGAGGCTATTCGCCCTCTACTTCCCCCCTTTCAAATGACCAAAGAAGCAATTAATTGCCACCACAATTATGTCAGTCGAGAAAATCATTTTGGCGAAGACCTTCTGATCACCCGTAAAGGTGCAATTCGAGCAGGTTTGGATGAATTTGGAATTATTCCTGGCTCAATGGGGGCACGCTCTTATATTGTGAGAGGCAAAGCCAATCCCGAATCCTTCTGCTCATGTTCACATGGTGCAGGACGAAAAATGAGCCGTAGTAAAGCCAAATTACTCTTTGGTCAAGAGGATTTGATTCAGCAGACCCAAGGTATTGAATGTCGTAAAGACAGTGGTGTAATTGACGAAATACCAAGTGCATATAAAGATATTGATCAAGTCATGGCAAACCAATCAGATTTAATCGAAATCGTGCACACCCTTAAACAAGTTCTATGTATAAAAGGTTAAATAGATGAAACTTAAAGCAATGCCTAAAATCAAAGTTCGTAATCCTGTTGCACTCTCCCCTTTACTACAAAAAGGAGGAATCCATGAAACGGAAAAACCTAGAGCTCAACACCGTCGTGAAAGACAAAATACCAAACAACAGCTTAGAAAAGAAGTTTGGTAAATTCTAGAAAATATTAATCAAACACATCAGTCAAATCATTTTACAGGAGTAATCAAAATGTTTATATATTCAAATCACTTGTATACAAACCCATATAAAAAAGCGACTCATCAGAGTCGCTTTTTTATTCAGTTCAAAAACTCAAATTATTGAGCTTGTTGACCTGGTTGTACTAGAACAGTACGGCTACCAGTGATCGCAGCAAATACGCGACGGTTCATAGCACGACCTTCTTTAGTTTTGTTGTCAGCAATCGGTTGATCCCAAGCAAAACCTTGAGTCGTCAAACGAGATTCGTTAACGTTATATTCGTTAACAAGCGCTGATTTAACAGAGTTAGCACGAGCTAAAGATAAACGTTCGTTTAACTTACGTGGACCAGTGTTGTCAGTGTGACCTTCAATACGTGCAGTCGCATTCGGATATTCAGCTAATTTCTCAGCTACTTTCGCGATTTCAGACTTGTATTGTGGCTTGATGTCAGACTTGTTCGTATCAAAGAATACGCGAAGTTCCATGTTAAGATCTTCAGTCAACTCTTGTGGTTGTGGAGCAACTGGAGCAACTGGAGTTGGCTCAACTGGAGCAACTTCTACAACTGGAGCAGCTGGCTTCAAATGACCACCAAGAACTACGTTTAAACCAGCAAGTGCTGTATAGTTCCAGAAGTTTTCATCGATGTTATAAGTACCACGCGCTTCTGTACGAAGAGATAAAGCATCATTTAAACGCCAGAAAGCACCAAAACCTGCATTACCTAAAGTACCTTCTTCTTTGTCACCACGAACACCGCGGTTAACATCATCAAAAGTATATTTATAATGACCAGCACCTAACAATACATATGGCTTAATTTTGCTGTCATAGTTTTTAGTGATTAAATCAGAAGTAACATAGAAGTTACCATTGATTTGCTGTTGTTTATATTCAGCATTAGGACTAACTGCGTCCACATCACCTTTAACTTGATTATATTCAGCCTCAAAACCTAACCAAGGTGTTAATTCAACACCAAGTGCAGCACCAACAAATAAATCATCCTGAATTTCAGGACCATTCGTTAAATGTTTATCACCATTGTTGTGCTTAGAATCTTGAAATGTGTAACCAAGCATTAATGGAGTTACTGTAACACCGGCATTAGCAGCAGCTAAAGGAGCAGCAACAAGCATAGCAAGTGCAATACGACTCAATTTCATGGATATCCTCCAGAGATAACAATTGTTTGTTGTTCAAGCTTAGCCTATGATTTTTGGCCCTGCGAACATAAAAATGTTTACAGTATTATTTTTAAGCTATTCACTTCACTTTGAATCATACAAACACTTGATGAATTTTCCAAGTGCTTGATAACTTTAACCCCGCAAATTATTGACAAAATTTCTTACAATTTCCGTTGTAGTTCAGTAAATTTTCAATTCAACTTTAAAGTTCGAATAGCTTATTGTTCGCTCTCTTCAATTTTAGCAGTATTTGCTTGATGAAGTAATGGTTAGTTTTTCTAATACTAAACTTAATTTAATAAATACAGTAATTACTTAACACTTTGTTAATAACAAAATTACAAAATTATCAAAAGGTAAAAAAATGTTAAAAGTTAGAGGATTCACTCTGAGTGAATTAATGGTCACACTTGCTATTTGTGCGATTCTATCGTGCCTCAGTTTACCTTATTTGAATCAATTATTGATTTCAAATGAAGTAAATCATGTGAAAAGAACACTCACAATTTACATACAAAAATCTAAATCTGACGCACAGATTAATCATACAAATGTGACTTTGTGTGCAAGTAAAGACTTAACTAGCTGTGATTCTGATTGGAACAGTGGACTAATTGGGTTTCTTGATTTAAATGCTAATCGGCAACGTGATTCAAATGATCCTTTATTGTATTCCACAGCATTTAATTATAAGTATGGGAGATTAGATTGGAGAGGTACATTAAGAATAAATTCACTTACATTCCAAGGTGATACAGGGCTCCCGAGAGGCTCAAATGGAAGCTTCTTTTATTGTATGAATGATTCTAATCAGCACACTCAACTCATTCTCAGCAATATGGGACAAATACGTAGTAAGGAAATTACCACGTGTTAAAAACTCTTCAGTCTAGCTTAAACGACGTAAAATACTTTATTCGCATGCTTTTTTTAATATACTGCATAGGTTTTGAACATTCTCTGCAAATTATAAGTCTGGAGACACACAATGACTGACATCGTAATTGTCAATGGCGCTCGTACAGCAATGGGCGGCTTCCAAGGCGCATTATCAAGCGCAACTGCACCAGAATTAGGTGCAATCACAATCAAAGAAGCAATTGCTCGTTCTGGTCTACAGCCAACTGACGTAGAAGAAGTGATCATGGGTTGTGTTTTACCAGCAGGTTTAAAACAAGGTCCAGCTCGCCAAGCTATGCGTAAAGCAGGTTTGCCTGACTCTACTGGTGCAGTAACCATTAACAAACTTTGTGGTTCAGGCATGAAAGCTGTGATGCAAGCAGCAGATATGATCAAAGCAGGCAGTGCTGAAATTGTAGTTGCGGGTGGTATGGAATCAATGACCAATGCCCCATACGTTTTACCTAAAGCGCGTGCGGGTTATCGCATGGGTCATGGTGAAATCAAAGATCATATGTTCCTTGATGGTCTAGAAGATGCGGAAACTGGTCGTTTGATGGGATCATTTGCACAAGATATGGCAAATAAACGTAGCTATACACGTGAACAAATGGATGATTTCGCTATACGTTCTCTACAACGTGCACAGAAAGCAATTACTGAAGGTTATTTCAAAGATGAAATCGTTCCAGTAACTGTGTCTAGCCGTAAAGGTGATGTTGTTGTTGATCAAGATGAACAACCTTTAAGTGCAAAAATTGATAAAATTCCATCGCTAAAACCTGCTTTTGCAAAAGACGGTACAATTACTGCGGCAAATGCGAGTTCAATTTCTGATGGTGCATCTGCGCTTGTATTAACCTCAAGTGATGTTGCTGCTCAACGTGGTTTACAGCCTTTAGCGAAAATCGTTGCAACCGCATCAAATTCTCAACATCCTTCTGAATTTACGATTGCTCCTGTAGGGGCAATTGAAAAAGTTTTGAAAAAAGCTGGTTGGGATGCACAAGATGTTGATCTTTGGGAAATCAATGAAGCTTTTGCAATGGTTACAATGTGCCCAATTGATGACTTCAAATTAGATGCAGAAAAAGTGAACATCAATGGTGGTGCTTGTGCACTTGGTCATCCTGTTGGCTCTACGGGGTCACGTATCATTCTTACATTAATTCATGCACTTAAACGCACTGGTGGTAAAAAAGGTGTTGCGGCGCTTTGTATTGGTGGTGGTGAAGCAACAGCAGTTGCAATTGAATTGATCTAAACATTAATTCGATTAACTAAAAATCCTGCCAAGTGCAGGATTTTTTATTTTCATAATTACAAAAAATAATGCACCTGTTATTAAAATCCCGATAAGTTATGCACTGTATAAAAAAACAACAAGGAGTTCCCTCATGCAGCTCAACCATTATCTAAATTTTAAAGGACAAGCTGAACAAGCATTTATTTTTTATCAATCTGTTTTTGGCGGTGAATTCACAATAATCAGTCGCTATGGTGATATGCCACCTACAGAAGGGGTTATGTTATCAGAAGCAGATAAATGCTTAATTCTGCATGTTTCCTTACCTATTAATGAATATACCGTACTCATGGGTTCAGACGTTAATGATCAGTTCTGCTCTCCGAATAGTGTTTTCACCCAAGGCAACAATCATTATATTTCAATCAATATTGAACACGATGAAATGGAGGCACGACGTTTATTCAACCAGCTTTCTGTACGTGGTCATATTGAAATGCAATTAGAAAAAACCTTTTGGGGCGCACTCTATGGGGCTTTTACTGATCAGTTTGGAATCAAATGGATGGTGAATTGTCAACTTGATGCAACGATTTAAAACACACCAAAGTTTTGATGCAATATGTCTCATATTGCATCATCTTCATCAAATTAACTAAAATACTTTTCTAACACTCTCTTCACATCCATCACATTAAAAATTTCAGGATACTTTTGCTCAAAGTTAGGAAGATGTTGTTTCATCTCATCCTTTTGCACAACTGTCCATCGTGGCGGATAGATTTCATAACTTAGAAACTGTAGACGGCATCGTAAATGATAATAAAAATCCTGCTGATCTTTTTCTGTCTGTATATATTCTTGTTGAGTAACAAACCAATATAGCTGATCCCATAAACTATAGCCTTGTGTTAAATCGAGTCTCTGCTGTAATGACAGATTATCTTTAACTAAAGATAAGTACTGTTTGAGTTCATCCAAAGTTGGTTGAGTATCACTACATACCTTTGCTTTAATAAAGTTGTGCGGTAATAACTTCTGTTGGGTTAATGCAAAATAATCTAAATACTGGTGAAATTGAATAAACTTTTGCTTTAACGCAAACAAAACCAAAGCATTCGCAATCGGTTTAATTTCAATTTTTTCAATGATCTCAAAAAACTGTGCTTGCTCCCCTTTAAATAAAACCCATTGATATGCTCGAATTTTCACCTGCTGTGGACTGAGCAACTCGATCGGATACTGATTAAAATAATTTTCAAAATCAAAATTTTGTTGTCTTAATGCAAAATAAGCATAATCCATAACGGATAAAAAACGACTATGCCATAATTCAATAATATCATCAGTATTTAAAATTTTTCTTTGATATAAAACATCAAATAAATAATATTGAACATCTCTAAATTGACTATGTTTTAATTCAAATAATAATGTTTGGTCTGATTCATTTTGAGCAATATGATCTAACCAAAATTTACGCACGATTTGATCTTTCGCAATTTTAGATAATTCAAGTAATTGCTCCTGCTTAATCCATTGATTTTCTACAATATAATTCAATAGTACACGAGGTAATTGACCTTGTTCAGAAATAACGGTGCGCTGCAAATAATCTTTATTTTTCGCTACAGTATTCAGTAATAAATTTTCAATTTCAGGGACAGTACGTACACGTTGTTGTACTGCAGCAATCTGTAAAAAATGATCTATACACAATTGAGTAAATTCAGGACGCTGACTCCAACATTGAATATGTTGTGCTGCCAACTCTCGATTGATTTCCACATAATCACTTAAACGAAATAATAAGGCAGGAAACAGTTCTTGTTCGTAGCAATCCTTTAAATGTTCTAATGTCCGTTGTCGCGCATAACCATCATAATCTCTCAGTAACCATATCAACTCATCCAAACTCTTTCTAATAAATGGAATGTCTACGATTTCTGGTTCAGGCTGAGGAATATTCGATATACGTGTTTGTTCAAGCGCTTGGCGTTCTGCCAATATTTCGGCTGTATTTATATATGGCTCAGATGAACAAAATATCTTTTTTAAAAATTTAAACATGTTCTTTCTAAATAAATGTTTTAATTTTTTATAACAAATTTAAAAATAGCTGTCATTCTATATTCATTATTAAACATCAATATTTGAATACTGGGCAATAATCATTAATCCTATTGTAATAAATCCAATCCCAACCCACCCTGCTACATCAATATGCTGTCCTAAAAAAACTTTTGCTAAAGCAGCTGTCGCAATAACACCTAGTCCAGACCAAAGCACATATAAAATCCCAGCCTGCATATATTTCAATGCAATCGCAGCACAAGTAAAAGAAACAAGATATAAAACCAAGGCGATTCCTTGATCGAGCTTATTCACTAATCCATTTGCTTTGGCAGAATAAAAAGTTGAGAGTACATCCGTTGCGATGGCGAAAAGCAGCCAAATCACCCCAGGATTTATTTTTGTAATAAAGGTCAGCATTGTTATTCTTCAATCTATATTAATACGCAATAAAAAAGCTGAACCTGAGTTCAGCCTTTTTAATTAAATAAGCTTAAGCACCTGTTTGGTAACTTGCTTGTGGCACAGCCGTGGATGCTTGATAAGGATTGGTAAAATCTTGAAGTCCAGCAGCGGCTTCATGAATGTCTTTACCTTCTCTAACCACAAAACTATCAAAGCCAGAACGTTTTAAATAATTCAAAACATCCTTGAAGATATCACCAACAGCACGTAACTCGCCTTGATAACCTTGACGGCGTAATAATGCTGCAAATGAATAACCACGTCCATCATTGAAACCAGCAAACTCTATGAAGATTGTATCCAACTCATTCAATGGAAATTGATGAGTTTCAGGTGAATCATTGACAGTAATGTATAACGCTTTTTTAGCTTGTACATTTGCCAACTGATCAAGTTGAGCAGTTGTTACAACCACATCACCTTGTGGAATCACGCCATCTTCAGCAATCACTTGATAAGTATTATCAGCAATCGTGCCATCTTTGAACAGCACTTGTAGCGATGTATTAAGCATAAGCACGCTCCTTAAATGGTTGGATACCTACACGGCGATACGTATCAATGAAACGCTCACCTTCAGTGCGTAGATCAAGGTAAGTATTGAGGATTTCTTCAATGACATCAGGTACTGCATCAGCAGCAAAAGATGGTCCTAAGATATCACCGATAGATGCATCATGATTCGCGTTGCCACCTAGCGTGATTTGATAGAATTCTGCACCTTTTTTATCTACACCAAGGATACCAATGTTACCCACATGGTGATGACCACAAGCATTCATACAGCCTGAGATATTCAGATCAAGTTCACCAAGATTATAGATGGTATCTAAATCATCAAAACGACGGCTAATCGCTTCTGAAATTGGAATTGATTTGGCATTTGCCAATGAACAGAAATCACCGCCTGGACAGCAAATAATATCGGTAATAAAACCAATATGCGCACGTGCCATATTGTTCTGTTCTAAGGTTTGCCACAATTCAAATAAATCTTTTTGTGGGACATCCACTAGTGAAATATTTTGTTCATGTGTGGTACGGAACTCACCAAAAGTATACTTATCCGCTAAATCCGCAATTAAGTTCATTTCTTCAGTGGTGACATCGCCTGGAGCTACCCCTGCACGTTTCAAAGAAATCGTCACAATACGATAACCTTTGACTTTATGTGCATTGGTATTCACGTTGAACCATTGTTTGAATTTAGGATATTCAGCAAACAAGGCTGTGAAATCTTGATCTTCTAAATCTTGATAATCAAATGGTGTAAATTCCTCATCTAATTTTTTCAAGATTTCAGGCTGAATCTTCAAGGCTTCACGGGTGTATTCAAATTCCGCTTCAACTTTTTCAGCAAATACTTGTGGCGTTAATGCTTTTACCAAAATTTTGATACGTGCTTTGTATTTGTTGTCACGACGACCATGCAAGTTATACACACGTAAGGTCGCTTCTAAATAAGCAATCAAATCTTCACGTGGTAAGAACTCACGGATTATACTACCAATAATTGGAGTACGACCTAGACCACCACCCGCCATGATTTTATAACCGATTTCGCCTGCTTCATTGCGAACGATATAAACACCAATATCATGGAATGCAGTTGCAGCACGATCTGTTTCTTCTAAAGCAGAAACTGCAATCTTGAACTTACGTGGTAAGAATGCAAATTCAGGGTGGAACGTACTCCACTGACGAATTAATTCACACGTCGGACGTGGGTCTGCAATCTCACCAGCAACCACACCTGCAAACTGATCAGTCGTGGTATTACGAATACAGTTACCAGAGGTTTGTACGGCATGCATTTGTACTGTTGCTAGCTCAGCAAGAATATCAGGTACATTTTCTAAAGCAGGCCAGTTCAACTGAATATTTTGACGAGTTGAAAC
Proteins encoded in this window:
- a CDS encoding RtcB family protein produces the protein MGIQKILNADAEYGVPVKIFTTDIDSDSIEQLKKMAQLQFVYSHIAVMPDVHVGKGATVGSVIPTKNAIIPTAVGVDIGCGMNAIRLNLKASQLPDNLAPLRHAIERKVPVGFELHKQIKAKASSIIPLEKRLQPIIKKHSGLVRMLRKFDATWQKQLGTLGGGNHFIELCLDENQDVWVMLHSGSRGLGNVIGTYFIELAKKEAQHRFGHVPDKDLSYFAEGSNSFDDYVEAVEWAQEYAFENRREMMRLILEAIRPLLPPFQMTKEAINCHHNYVSRENHFGEDLLITRKGAIRAGLDEFGIIPGSMGARSYIVRGKANPESFCSCSHGAGRKMSRSKAKLLFGQEDLIQQTQGIECRKDSGVIDEIPSAYKDIDQVMANQSDLIEIVHTLKQVLCIKG
- the omp38 gene encoding outer membrane protein Omp38, with amino-acid sequence MKLSRIALAMLVAAPLAAANAGVTVTPLMLGYTFQDSKHNNGDKHLTNGPEIQDDLFVGAALGVELTPWLGFEAEYNQVKGDVDAVSPNAEYKQQQINGNFYVTSDLITKNYDSKIKPYVLLGAGHYKYTFDDVNRGVRGDKEEGTLGNAGFGAFWRLNDALSLRTEARGTYNIDENFWNYTALAGLNVVLGGHLKPAAPVVEVAPVEPTPVAPVAPQPQELTEDLNMELRVFFDTNKSDIKPQYKSEIAKVAEKLAEYPNATARIEGHTDNTGPRKLNERLSLARANSVKSALVNEYNVNESRLTTQGFAWDQPIADNKTKEGRAMNRRVFAAITGSRTVLVQPGQQAQ
- a CDS encoding GspH/FimT family pseudopilin, whose protein sequence is MLKVRGFTLSELMVTLAICAILSCLSLPYLNQLLISNEVNHVKRTLTIYIQKSKSDAQINHTNVTLCASKDLTSCDSDWNSGLIGFLDLNANRQRDSNDPLLYSTAFNYKYGRLDWRGTLRINSLTFQGDTGLPRGSNGSFFYCMNDSNQHTQLILSNMGQIRSKEITTC
- a CDS encoding thiolase family protein → MTDIVIVNGARTAMGGFQGALSSATAPELGAITIKEAIARSGLQPTDVEEVIMGCVLPAGLKQGPARQAMRKAGLPDSTGAVTINKLCGSGMKAVMQAADMIKAGSAEIVVAGGMESMTNAPYVLPKARAGYRMGHGEIKDHMFLDGLEDAETGRLMGSFAQDMANKRSYTREQMDDFAIRSLQRAQKAITEGYFKDEIVPVTVSSRKGDVVVDQDEQPLSAKIDKIPSLKPAFAKDGTITAANASSISDGASALVLTSSDVAAQRGLQPLAKIVATASNSQHPSEFTIAPVGAIEKVLKKAGWDAQDVDLWEINEAFAMVTMCPIDDFKLDAEKVNINGGACALGHPVGSTGSRIILTLIHALKRTGGKKGVAALCIGGGEATAVAIELI
- a CDS encoding VOC family protein, yielding MQLNHYLNFKGQAEQAFIFYQSVFGGEFTIISRYGDMPPTEGVMLSEADKCLILHVSLPINEYTVLMGSDVNDQFCSPNSVFTQGNNHYISINIEHDEMEARRLFNQLSVRGHIEMQLEKTFWGALYGAFTDQFGIKWMVNCQLDATI
- a CDS encoding DMT family transporter translates to MLTFITKINPGVIWLLFAIATDVLSTFYSAKANGLVNKLDQGIALVLYLVSFTCAAIALKYMQAGILYVLWSGLGVIATAALAKVFLGQHIDVAGWVGIGFITIGLMIIAQYSNIDV
- a CDS encoding DUF934 domain-containing protein, producing the protein MLNTSLQVLFKDGTIADNTYQVIAEDGVIPQGDVVVTTAQLDQLANVQAKKALYITVNDSPETHQFPLNELDTIFIEFAGFNDGRGYSFAALLRRQGYQGELRAVGDIFKDVLNYLKRSGFDSFVVREGKDIHEAAAGLQDFTNPYQASTAVPQASYQTGA
- a CDS encoding nitrite/sulfite reductase, yielding MYLYTDFDQQLINQRVAQFRDQTERYLAGKLTEDEYRPLRLQNGLYVQRYAPMLRIAVPYGLMNTKQLRKIAEIATEYDRGYAHVSTRQNIQLNWPALENVPDILAELATVQMHAVQTSGNCIRNTTTDQFAGVVAGEIADPRPTCELIRQWSTFHPEFAFLPRKFKIAVSALEETDRAATAFHDIGVYIVRNEAGEIGYKIMAGGGLGRTPIIGSIIREFLPREDLIAYLEATLRVYNLHGRRDNKYKARIKILVKALTPQVFAEKVEAEFEYTREALKIQPEILKKLDEEFTPFDYQDLEDQDFTALFAEYPKFKQWFNVNTNAHKVKGYRIVTISLKRAGVAPGDVTTEEMNLIADLADKYTFGEFRTTHEQNISLVDVPQKDLFELWQTLEQNNMARAHIGFITDIICCPGGDFCSLANAKSIPISEAISRRFDDLDTIYNLGELDLNISGCMNACGHHHVGNIGILGVDKKGAEFYQITLGGNANHDASIGDILGPSFAADAVPDVIEEILNTYLDLRTEGERFIDTYRRVGIQPFKERAYA